The following are encoded together in the Bradyrhizobium algeriense genome:
- a CDS encoding DUF1330 domain-containing protein, with the protein MKTHHSVTLAMLAGFGLGTVAVEGLHAQAKPPVYQVVEIEPSNMEAYVKDYVPKAQAAIKAAGGKFLAAGGKTTTIEGEPPKARVVIQQWDSVEKIQAYRDSAAFKDLLPLRNSMAKFRSYAVEGVPQ; encoded by the coding sequence ATGAAGACTCACCATTCAGTGACATTAGCGATGCTGGCGGGCTTCGGACTCGGTACAGTCGCGGTTGAAGGACTCCATGCCCAGGCTAAGCCACCGGTATACCAAGTCGTTGAAATCGAGCCCTCGAACATGGAGGCCTACGTGAAGGACTACGTCCCGAAGGCTCAGGCCGCCATCAAAGCTGCTGGCGGCAAGTTCCTTGCCGCCGGAGGTAAGACCACGACAATCGAAGGAGAGCCGCCGAAAGCACGCGTTGTTATCCAACAGTGGGATAGCGTTGAGAAAATCCAAGCGTATCGCGATTCAGCGGCCTTCAAAGACCTCTTGCCGCTCCGCAACAGCATGGCGAAGTTCCGCAGCTACGCCGTTGAGGGGGTACCTCAATAG
- a CDS encoding Zn-ribbon domain-containing OB-fold protein, with amino-acid sequence MAETKKYPAPVTNPETAQFWEAAKAGKFMIKRCTACGEPHYFPRSICPFCFSDKTVWEEASGEATIYTYSLMRKSPTGPYAIAYVTLKEGPSLQTNIVDCDLEKLKIGQKVKVVFKPTDGAPLPFFTAA; translated from the coding sequence ATGGCTGAAACGAAAAAATATCCGGCGCCGGTGACCAATCCCGAGACCGCGCAGTTCTGGGAAGCGGCCAAGGCCGGCAAGTTCATGATCAAGCGCTGCACCGCCTGCGGCGAGCCGCATTACTTCCCGCGCTCGATCTGCCCGTTCTGCTTCTCCGACAAGACGGTGTGGGAAGAAGCTTCCGGTGAAGCCACGATCTACACCTACAGCCTGATGCGCAAGTCGCCGACCGGCCCGTACGCGATCGCCTATGTCACGCTGAAGGAAGGCCCGTCGCTGCAGACCAACATTGTCGACTGCGATCTTGAGAAGCTGAAGATCGGCCAGAAGGTGAAAGTGGTGTTCAAGCCGACCGACGGCGCGCCATTGCCGTTCTTCACGGCGGCCTAA
- a CDS encoding transporter: MDQVLADIGIISAYRFEGDGSATKLDVANLDAELAHPHGWLWLHFNLSNRRCHDWLARSAALSDVARETLIDADEHIRLDIFDEEIAGVLPDLHQEFMQEGDDLLRVHFAISSKLMVTARRKPLRAIELTRRAIDSGRKFPTPVSLFDAIVDQFADVIGRYSAGLGDELDIVEDHVLHDEIDEERLRLGRVRLQAIRTRRQLSQIRALFHRLETREDIESETLLSAMRKLAQKFDALDYEFSAIYERARLLQDEIAGRMTAITNRRLFTLSVLTACMLPSTLVTGFFGMNTKDMPFQSGDGGTWYALLLVIAAGGLTWWLLRRTKAL; encoded by the coding sequence ATGGACCAGGTCCTCGCCGATATCGGCATCATCTCCGCCTATCGCTTCGAGGGCGACGGCTCCGCGACGAAGCTCGATGTCGCCAACCTCGATGCGGAACTTGCCCATCCGCACGGCTGGCTGTGGCTGCATTTCAATCTGTCCAACCGTCGCTGCCACGACTGGCTCGCCAGGAGTGCTGCGCTGTCCGATGTCGCGCGCGAGACCCTGATCGATGCCGACGAGCATATCCGCCTCGATATCTTCGACGAGGAGATCGCCGGCGTTTTGCCGGACCTGCATCAGGAGTTCATGCAGGAGGGCGACGATCTCCTGCGGGTCCACTTTGCGATCTCGTCGAAGCTGATGGTCACCGCGCGGCGCAAGCCGCTGCGCGCGATCGAGCTGACACGGCGTGCGATCGATAGCGGCCGCAAGTTTCCCACGCCGGTGTCGCTGTTCGATGCGATCGTCGACCAGTTCGCCGATGTGATCGGACGCTATTCGGCGGGCCTCGGCGACGAGCTCGACATCGTCGAGGATCATGTGCTGCACGACGAGATCGACGAAGAGCGATTGCGGCTCGGCCGCGTGCGCCTGCAAGCAATCCGCACGCGGCGGCAGCTCTCGCAGATCCGGGCGCTGTTTCACCGCCTGGAGACGCGCGAGGACATTGAATCCGAAACCCTGCTGTCGGCAATGCGCAAGCTGGCGCAGAAGTTCGACGCGCTCGACTACGAATTCAGCGCGATCTATGAGCGCGCGCGGCTGCTGCAGGACGAGATCGCCGGCCGCATGACGGCGATCACCAACCGCCGCCTGTTCACGCTGTCGGTCCTGACCGCGTGCATGCTGCCCTCGACGCTGGTCACCGGCTTCTTCGGCATGAACACCAAGGACATGCCGTTCCAGAGCGGCGACGGCGGCACCTGGTACGCGCTGCTGCTGGTGATCGCCGCGGGAGGACTGACCTGGTGGCTGCTCAGGCGGACCAAGGCGCTGTAG
- a CDS encoding thiolase domain-containing protein, with translation MTIKGKAYIAGIYEHPTRHAPDKSTAQLHAEVAKGAIEDAGLTKADIDGYFCAGDAPGGLWPMVDYLGLKVRHVDSTETGGCSYLIHLGHAAEAIAAGKCSIALVTLAGKPRTGVMPPRAAGAEADFEAAYGATTHNAYGMCAMRHMHDYGTTSEQLAWIKVAASHHAQYNPHAMLKEVVTVEDVINSPMISDPLHRMDCCVVTDGGGAMIVTTPEIAKSLKKPLVRLIGHGEAMKGPRGGKDLDLTYSAGVWSGPRAFEEAGITPKDIKYASIYDSFTITVLMQLEDLGFCKKGEGGKFVSDGNLISGVGKLPFNTDGGGLCSNHPVNRGGMTKILEAVRQLRGEAHPKVQVPNCDLAIAHGTGGLLGVRHAASTCILERV, from the coding sequence TTGACCATCAAGGGCAAAGCCTACATTGCCGGGATCTACGAGCATCCCACCCGGCACGCACCCGATAAATCAACTGCGCAGTTGCATGCCGAGGTCGCCAAGGGCGCGATCGAAGATGCCGGGCTCACCAAGGCCGACATCGACGGCTATTTCTGCGCCGGCGACGCCCCGGGCGGGCTTTGGCCGATGGTCGATTATCTCGGATTGAAGGTGCGTCACGTCGATTCCACCGAGACCGGCGGCTGTTCCTATTTGATCCATCTCGGCCACGCCGCAGAGGCGATCGCGGCGGGCAAATGCTCGATCGCGCTGGTCACGCTCGCCGGCAAGCCGCGCACCGGGGTGATGCCGCCGCGCGCCGCGGGCGCGGAAGCCGATTTCGAGGCGGCCTATGGGGCCACCACCCACAATGCCTACGGCATGTGTGCCATGCGCCATATGCACGACTACGGCACCACAAGCGAACAGCTCGCCTGGATCAAGGTCGCGGCTTCCCATCACGCCCAGTACAACCCGCACGCGATGTTGAAAGAGGTCGTCACCGTCGAGGACGTCATCAACTCGCCGATGATCTCGGACCCACTGCACCGCATGGATTGCTGCGTCGTCACCGATGGCGGCGGCGCGATGATTGTGACGACGCCGGAAATCGCAAAGAGCCTGAAGAAGCCGCTGGTGCGGCTGATCGGCCATGGCGAAGCGATGAAAGGCCCGCGCGGCGGCAAGGATCTCGACCTGACTTATTCCGCTGGCGTCTGGTCCGGCCCGCGCGCCTTCGAGGAAGCTGGCATCACGCCAAAGGACATCAAATACGCCTCGATCTATGACAGCTTCACCATCACGGTTTTGATGCAGCTCGAAGACCTCGGCTTCTGCAAGAAGGGCGAGGGTGGCAAGTTCGTCTCCGACGGCAATCTGATTTCGGGCGTCGGCAAGCTGCCGTTCAACACCGACGGCGGCGGCCTCTGCAGCAATCACCCGGTCAACCGCGGCGGCATGACCAAAATTCTCGAGGCGGTCCGCCAGTTGCGCGGCGAAGCCCATCCGAAGGTGCAGGTGCCGAATTGCGACCTCGCAATCGCCCATGGCACCGGCGGACTTCTCGGCGTGCGTCACGCCGCCTCAACCTGCATTCTGGAGCGCGTGTGA